GACTCCGGTAACGACGCGCAGGCCGCCCGCGCTGCGGGCTGCCGCTCGCTCACGGTGCCGTACGGCTACAACCATGGCGAATCTATACAAACGATCGACACGGATGGTATAGTCGCCTCAATTCTGGGCGCTGCCCGGGCGATTCTGCCCAAGGCGACGTCCGCACTGGCGAACTGAATTCGTCATCTTCCACACTGCATTCAAGCAATGTTCCTGAACAAGAAACGGAGTCTTAGCGTGATCGACCGGGGGGCCTGGCCCTGGCGACGCTGGTCCTGCTGAACCCTTCCCAAGGGGTGGCCGGGACCGTCGAAGTTCGTCTTCGGCAACCCGTTTCTTGCATCGTTGTTGTTCCCAAGAAGTTATCGATCGGCGCGCGGTCCCGTACGGCGTGCGGATTCGTCGAGACGCATCGTTTCCTCAGCTTTCGCCAAGCCATCGCGCTCGCCGCCGATGCGCGCGGATTCGCTGCGAACCGATGCGCCGCGACGTGGGTCAGCACACGCCACTCCGACACGACTCAGGTAGTTTCAACGCCAATCCACGCCGATATTGCGGGACCGCCCGCCGGCAAACTTGCAGGCAGAGTGCAACATGACCGAACTCGAATTCAAATCGCTGGCCAACCAGGGCTTCAACCGCATCCCGCTGATCGCAGAAGCCTTTGCCGACCTCGACACCCCGCTGTCGCTTTATCTCAAGCTGGCGTTGGGGGACCGTCGCGGTGCGAACACCTTCTTGCTGGAGTCCGTCGTCGGCGGCGAGCGCTTCGGGCGCTACTCCTTCATCGGCCTGTCCGCCCACACGCTGCTGCGCAGCTTCGGCCCGAAGACCGAAGTCGTGCGCGACGGCGCCGTCGTCGAGACGCATGAGGGCGACCCGCTCGAATTCATCACCCAGTTTCAGGCGCGCTTCAAAGTGGCGCTGCGCCCGGGCATGCCGCGTTTCTGCGGTGGCCTCGCCGGGTACTTCGGCTACGACGCCGTGCGCTACATCGAGAAGAAGCTCGCGCACACCGCGCCGCGCGACGACCTGAATCTGCCGGACATCCAGTTGCTGCTCACCGAAGAACTCGCCGTGATCGACAACCTGACCGGCAAGCTCTACCTCATCATCTACGCCGACCCCACGCAGCCGGAAGCCTATTCGAAGGCACGCCTGCGTCTGCGCGAGTTGCGCGCGCGCCTGAAAGCGCCGGTCGACGCTCCCGTCACGTCCGGCAGCGTGCGCACCGAGACCTTCCGCGAATTCGCCAAGCCGGACTATCTGGCCGCCGTCGCCAAGGCGAAGGAAGCCATTGCCGCCGGTGAACTGATGCAGGTGCAGGTCGGCCAGCGCCTCATCAAACCGTACCGCGACGCCCCGCTCTCGCTTTACCGCGCGCTGCGCTCGCTGAACCCGTCGCCGTACATGTACTTCTACAACTTCGGCGACTTCCAGGTCGTGGGCGCATCGCCGGAGATTCTGGTGCGTCAGGAACGTCGTCAGACGCCCGACGGCGAACACGAGATCGTGACGATTCGTCCGCTCGCAGGCACGCGTCCGCGCGGTGCGACGCCCGAGCGCGACGCCGAACTGGCGAAGGAATTGCTCGGCGACCCCAAGGAAATCGCCGAACACGTGATGCTGATCGATCTGGCACGCAACGACGTGGGCCGCATCGCGCAAACCGGCACCGTCGAAGTCACCGACAAGATGGTCATCGAGAAGTATTCGCACGTGCAGCACATCGTGAGTTCGGTGGAAGGCCGCCTGCAACCGGGCCTATCGAACATCGACGTATTGCGCGCCACCTTCCCGGCTGGCACGCTCACCGGCGCGCCGAAGGTGCGTGCGATGGAGCTGATCGACGAACTCGAACCGGTCAAGCGTGGCCTCTACGGCGGCGCAGTGGGCTATCTGTCGTTCGGCGGTGAAATGGACGTTGCCATCGCCATTCGCACCGGCGTGGTGAAGGACGGCAATCTCTACGTGCAAGCCGCCGCCGGTATCGTGGCCGACTCCGTGCCCGAATCGGAATGGCAAGAGACGGAGAACAAGGCGCGCGCCGTACTGCGTGCGGCCGAACAGGTGCAGGACGGTCTCGACGCAGAGTACTGATCCCCGCCTCCTCATACCGCTGCACCAAGGTGAAGCGCATTGCCGTTTAAAACGGCACAAGCATCCCTACATTGCATGCGGGTGACGCTTCACCCGGAAAGGCCCCGAATCGACGCTCTAATCGATTCGGGGCCTTTCTTGATTTAGCACAACCGTTCGCTTTTTTCGACCTCTTTGGCATACGCCGATTGACGTCACCCACGATATAGTTAGGTGTCCGTCGGGAGGTCGAAGCTTCTATGGCGAAACCATGCAATCCACGTATGCGTTCCGACATCGCGAATACCCAAGCGATGTCCCCAACGTCCGTCAGGCCCATTCGGCCCCATAGGTCCAATAGGCTTAATCGGCCTGACAGGCCTCGGTCCCTCATATCGATCACGGCCGCGCTTGCCGCTGCGGTGCTTAGCGGCTGTATCTCGATGGCGCCCAGTTACGAGCGCCCCGCCGCGCCGGTCGCCAATGTGTGGACGTCTGACGTCGGCACCTCCCCCGCCACGGCCACGGCGCAGCCCGCGTCCGCGCTCGACTGGCGTGAGTACTTCGCCGATCCGAAGCTACGCAGCCTCATCGACACTGCACTTGCGAACAATCGCGATCTGCGCGTCGCGTTAGCGCGTGTGGAACAGGCGCGCGCGGTGTACGGCATTCAACGCGCCGATCTGTTTCCGTCCGCAGGCATCGGTGCGAGCGGCACACGGCAGCGTCTGCCCGGCGACCTGAGTCTGACCGGCAATCCCTACATCAGCAGCCAGTATCAGGTCGGGCTCGGGCTGTCGACATGGGAGCTGGACTTCTGGGGCCGCATCCGCAATCTGAAAGACGCCGCGCTCGACGACTACCTCGCGTCCGACGCCTCGCGCCGCGCGCTGGAACTCAGTCTGATCTCGCAAGTTGCGCAGACGTGGTTGAGTCTGCGCGAATTCGACGAACGCATCGCGCTCGCGCAGCAAACGGTCGACAGCCGCGCCGAGTCGCTGCGCATCTTCACGCGACGCGAGCAAGTCGGTTCGACGTCGAAACTCGATCTCACCGAAGTCACTACGCTCTGGCAGCAAGCGCGGGCGCTCGTCACGCAACTCGAACAGCAACGCGCCGCGCAAGCGCACGCGTTGCAAGTGCTGGTCGGCGTGCCCATCGACACCTCACCGCAAGCGCTCGATCGCACGGTCGACGATGCCAGTCTGATGCGCGATCTCGATCCCGGCTTGCCGTCGTCGTTGCTGGAGGATCGTCCGGACATCATCGCCGCCGAGTATCAACTGCGCGCAGCGCACGCCAACATTGGCGCAGCGCGCGCGGCGTTCTTCCCGCAGATCACCCTGACAGGTTCGGTCGGCACGGCAAGCAGCGCACTCGACGGCCTGTTCAAAGCGGGCAGCGCCGCGTGGACCTTCACGCCGAGCATCAACATTCCGATCTTCCAGGGCGGACGTCTCGTCAACAATCTCGATCTGGCCGAAGCGCGCCGCGTGGAGTCGGTGGCGAATTACGAGAAGACGATTCAGGGCGCATTCCGCGACGTCGCCGATGCGTTGAGCGCACGCCGCTGGCTCGCCGAGCAGGTGACGATTCTGCAAGCGACGCAGGATGCGCAGGCGGAACGCGCGCGTCTCGCCAAGCTGCGCTACGACCACGGGGCCGCTGCGTTCCTCGAAGTCCTCGATGCCCAACGCGACCTCCTCGCCATCGAACAAACCACGGTGCAGACACGACGCGCGCTGCTTTCCGCTCGCGTGTCGCTCTACACGGCGCTCGGCGGCGGCAGCCGTCTCATGCCTGCGGCCGACACACCGTCGGGACCGTTCGGACAAACGCCCCGCGTCATCGAGCCATCGCCGGGCACGGCGACCACCGCGCCGACTGTCCAATAAATTAAAGAGGTCATAAAACATGACGCTTCCCAACGCCAAGAAACTCGTTCCGGCCCTGATCGTGCTCGTCGTGATCGGGCTGGGATGGTACGGATGGAAGACCTACAGCCACAGCGGCCCGGGCGACGGTTTCGCCAGTGGTAACGGACGCATCGAAGCCACCGAAGTCGATATCGCGACGAAGATGGCCGGACGCGTCGAAGCGATCTACGTGCGCGAAGGCGACTTCGTGAAGGCGGGGCAAGTCCTCGCCAAGATGCAGATCGACACGCTCAACGCCCAGCGCGACGAAGCGCGCGCGCAGTATCAGCAAGCCGTCACCAACGTCGCCGCGATTCAGGCACAGGCCGCTGCACGTCTGTCGGACAAGGCCACGGCCGAAGCCAACGTGGCCGCGCGCGAGGCCGAACTCGACGCCGCACAACGCCGCCTATCGCGCTCGGAAACGCTCTCGAAGGAAGGCGCATCGTCGGTGCAGGAGCTCGACGACGACCGCGCACGCGTACGCAGCACCCGCGCCGCCGTCACCGCCGCCAAGGCGCAGGTCGCCGCCGCGCAATCGGCCGTGGAAGCGGCCAACGCACAAGTCACCGGATCGAAATCGACGGTCGAAGCCGCACAGGCCACCATCACCCGAATCGAAGCCGATATCACGGACAGCGAACTCAAGGCACCGCGCGACGGGCGTGTGCAGTATCGCGTCGCGCAGCCGGGCGAAGTGCTCGCGGCGGGCGGCAAGGTCCTCAACCTCGTCGACCTGTCGGACGTCTACATGACGTTCTTCCTGCCCGAAGCCGTCGCGGGACGCCTCGCAATGGGCGCCGAAGCCCGCATCGTGCTCGACGCCGCGCCGCAGTTCGTCATTCCCGCCAGCATTTCGTTCGTCTCCAGCACGGCGCAATTCACGCCGAAGACGGTCGAGACCGAGAGCGAGCGTCAGAAGCTGATGTTCCGCGTGCGCGCGCAGATCGCGCCCGAACTGCTGCAACAGCATCTGAAGCTCGTGAAGACCGGCCTGCCCGGCGTGGCATGGGTGAAGACCGACAGCAAGGCAGAGTGGCCCGCCCAGTTGCAGATCCGGTTGCCGCAGTGAGCCGCGCGTCATGACGGACTCCTCCTCACCTGAGAACGGCAAACACACGCCCGGGTACGGCGCACCGCCGGTCGTCCATGTCGTTGACGTCACGCTGAAGTACGGCCGCAAGACGGTCGCGCTCGATAGCGTCTCCATCGACATCCCGGCGAACTGCATGGTCGGGCTGATCGGGCCGGACGGTGTCGGCAAATCGACGCTGCTCTCGCTGATCGCCGGCGCACGCGCCGTGCAGACGGGCACCGTCGAAGCGCTGGGTGGCGACATGGCAAGCAAAGCGCACCGCGACCTCGTCTGCCCACGCATCGCCTACATGCCGCAGGGGTTGGGCAAGAACCTGTATCCGACACTCTCCGTCGAGGAGAACCTGCAATTCTTTGCGCGCCTGTTCGGTCACGACGCCGCCGAGCGACGCCGCCGCATCGACGATCTCACGCGCAGCACCGGTCTGCGTCCGTTTCTGGATCGTCCGGCGGGCAAGCTCTCCGGCGGCATGAAGCAGAAGCTCGGTCTGTGCTGCGCGCTGATCCACGATCCCGATCTGCTGATTCTCGACGAGCCGACCACCGGCGTGGACCCGCTCGCCCGCGCGCAGTTCTGGGATCTGATCGCGCGGATCCGACGCGAACGCCCCGCGATGAGCGTGATCGTCGCGACCGCTTACATGGACGAAGCACAGCGTTTCGACTGGCTCGTCGCCATGGACGCAGGCAATGTCCTCGCGACCGGCACACCGACCGAACTGCTCGCCCGCACGCAGCGCGATAACCTCGAAGCCGCCTTCATCGATCTGCTGCCGGAAGAGAAGAAACGCGGCTATGAGCCGGTCGTGATCCCACCGCTGCATATCGACGAACACACCGAGATCGCCATCGAAGCCAAAGGGCTGACGATGCGCTTCGGCGATTTCGTCGCCGTCGATCATGTGGACTTCCGGATTCGTCGCGGGGAGATCTTCGGCTTCCTCGGCTCGAACGGCTGCGGCAAGTCGACCACGATGAAGATGCTCACGGGTCTGCTGCAAGCAAGCGAAGGACAGGCCTGGCTGTTCGGTCATCAAGTCGACCCGAAGGACATCGACACGCGCCGTCGCGTGGGCTACATGTCGCAGGCATTCTCGCTCTACACCGAACTGACGGTGCATCAGAACCTCGTGCTGCATGCACGACTGTTCCACGTGCCCGAGGCCGAAGTCGACGCACGTGTCGACGAAATGGTGCAGCGCTTCGGGCTGGCCGACGTGCTCGACGCGCTGCCCGACAGCATTCCGCTCGGCATGCGTCAGCGTCTGTCGCTGGCCGTGGCGATGGTGCACAAGCCCGAATTGCTGATCCTCGATGAACCCACGTCCGGCGTGGATCCGGTCGCACGCGACAACTTCTGGCGTCTGCTCGTGGCGTTGTCCCGCCGCGACCGCGTGACCATCTTCATCTCCACGCACTTCATGAATGAGGCCGACCGCTGCGACCGCATCTCGCTGATGCACGCGGGCAAGGTGCTCGTCTCCGATCCGCCCGCGAAGATCACGAAGGACAAAGGCGCGGACACGCTCGAACAGGCGTTCATCGAATATCTGGTGGAGGCCGGTGGCGGCACCCCGGAGGCCCCCGAGACGCCGAAGACGGAAGTGGCCACCGCTGCGACAGCGCCCCATACCAAGCTCAGGGGCTTCTCGCTCGGCCGCATGATCAGCTACCTGTGGCGCGAGACGCTGGAGTTGCAGCGCGATCCGGTGCGCGCCACGCTGGCGCTGGTCGGCTCGCTCGTGCTCATGCTGGTGATGGGGTACGGCATCAGCATGGACGTCGAAGATCTGCGCTACGCGGTGCTCGACCGCGACCAGACCACGATGAGCCAGAACTACGCGCTCAACATCGCGGGGTCGCGATACTTCATCGAACAGCCGCCCATTACCGATTACGACGACATGGACCGCCGCCTGCGCGACGGCGAACTGGCGCTGGCCATCGAGATTCCGCCGGGTTTCGCGCGCGACGTGTCGCGCGGCAAAGCCGTGCAGGTTGGCGCGTGGATCGACGGCGCGATGCCGATGCGTGCCGAAACCGTGCAGGGCTACGTGCAGGGCATGCATCAGAACTGGCTGGCCGATCAGTCCTTGCGACGGCTCGGCGTCAAACCGACGGCGTCGCTCGACATCGAGACGCGCTTTCGCTACAACCCCGACGTCAAAAGTCTTCCGGCGATGGTCCCCGCGGTGATTCCGCTGCTGTTGCTGATGCTCCCTGCGATGCTCACCGCGCTATCCGTAGTGCGCGAGAAGGAACTCGGCTCGATCCTGAATCTGTACGTGACGCCCGTCACGCGCACCGAATTCCTGATCGGCAAGCAGATTCCGTATGTGGCGCTCGCCATGCTGAACTTCCTGCTCATGGCGCTCATCGCCGTGACACTCTTCGGCGTGCCCATCAAAGGCAGCTTCCTGACGCTGATGACGGCGGTCTTCATTTTCAACGTGGTCGCCACGGGTATCGGCCTGCTCGCGTCCACCTTTACCCGCAGTCAGATCGCGGCCCTGTTCTTCACGATGATCGGCACGATGATTCCGGCGATTCAGTTCTCCGGCATGCTTACGCCGGTGCCATCGATGGAAGGCTCGGGCCGGTTCATCGGCGAAATCTATCCGGCGACCTACATGCTGATCATCAGTCGCGGCGTCTTCAACAAGGCGCTCGGCTTCGGTGAGCTTGGCAACGCCTTCTGGCCGATGCTCATCGCGGTGCCCGTGATTCTGGGCGCCACGGTCATGCTGCTCAAGAAACAGGACAAGTGATGGCTAGCCCGAACGCACCGCAAGCCTCTCCCTCCACCGCGCACGACACCAGCGCCACGCCGCCGCGTCGCAAGCATCGGTGGATGCGGCACATCGCAAACATCTACCGGCTCGGCGTGAAGGAGCTCTGGAGTCTCGTGCGCGACCCGATGATGCTGGTGCTCATCATCTACACGTTCACGGCGTCGGTCTATTCGTCGGCCACGGCGCAACCCGAGACGTTGCACATGGCCCCCATCGCCATCGTGGACGAAGACGCCTCGCCGCTTTCGCAGCGCATCGTCGCGGCGTTCTACCCACCGCAGTTCACCATGCCCCGGATGATTACGGCAGACGCCGTCGACCGGGGCATGGACGAGGGCGCGTACACGTTTGCGCTGAACATTCCGCCGAACTTCCAGCGCGACGTGCTGGCGGGGCGCGCCGCCGAAGTGCAGCTCAACGTCGACGCCACGCGCATGAGTCAGGCGTTCTCGGGGAGCGGCTACGTGCAGCAGATCGTGTCGGCGGAAGTGCGCGAGTTCCTCCAGCGATACCGATCTACGCCGGAACTGCCCGTCGACCTGGCGTTGCGCGTGCGCTTCAATCCGACGCTGGAGCGGGCGTGGTTCGGCGCGCTGATGCAGATCATCAACAACATCACGATGCTCTCGATCATTCTGACGGGTGCGGCGCTGATCCGGGAGCGCGAGCACGGCACCATCGAGCATTTGCTCGTCATGCCGGTGACACCGACCGAGATCATGCTGGCGAAAGTATGGTCGATGGGTCTGGTCGTGCTGATCGCGGCGGCCATGTCGCTGTGGCTGATCGTGAGCGGCGCGCTGCACGTGCCGATTGGCGGGTCGGTGGCGTTGTTCCTGCTGGGGGCGACACTGCACCTGTTCGCCACGACATCGATGGGTATCTTTCTCGCGACGCTCGCGCGCTCGATGCCGCAGTTCGGCATGTTGCTGATTCTGGTGCTGCTGCCGCTGCAAATGCTCTCGGGCGGGAACACGCCGCGCGAAAGCATGCCGAAGCTGGTGCAGGACGTGATGCTGGCCGCGCCCACGACGCACTTCGTCGAACTGGGTCAAGCCATTCTGTTCCGTGGCGCCGGGATCGGCGTCGTGTGGGTGCAGTTCGCAGCGCTCGCGGTCATCGGCGCGGTGTTCTTCGCCTTCTCGCTGCGACGTTTTCGTCGCACGCTCAGTTCGATGGCATAACGCGGACCGCGAGGGCCCGCCGCCGGTCTCGGACGCGGCGCTTCCCGAACCCCGTCATGCCGGATTTGTGAGGTCATTGCCATGCCCGCCAAGTCGTCTGCCGCACTGGAACGCCGCTCGTCTCAGCCCTCCCGACGGGCTCGCGCCACATCGTCTGCCGCTCCCGGCGACGCGCCGTGGCTGGCCGCCAATCCGTGGCTCGCCAATCTGCCGTGGATGTCGGCCGCCGCCGAGTACGCTGTCGACGCGT
The Pandoraea oxalativorans genome window above contains:
- a CDS encoding efflux transporter outer membrane subunit gives rise to the protein MAPSYERPAAPVANVWTSDVGTSPATATAQPASALDWREYFADPKLRSLIDTALANNRDLRVALARVEQARAVYGIQRADLFPSAGIGASGTRQRLPGDLSLTGNPYISSQYQVGLGLSTWELDFWGRIRNLKDAALDDYLASDASRRALELSLISQVAQTWLSLREFDERIALAQQTVDSRAESLRIFTRREQVGSTSKLDLTEVTTLWQQARALVTQLEQQRAAQAHALQVLVGVPIDTSPQALDRTVDDASLMRDLDPGLPSSLLEDRPDIIAAEYQLRAAHANIGAARAAFFPQITLTGSVGTASSALDGLFKAGSAAWTFTPSINIPIFQGGRLVNNLDLAEARRVESVANYEKTIQGAFRDVADALSARRWLAEQVTILQATQDAQAERARLAKLRYDHGAAAFLEVLDAQRDLLAIEQTTVQTRRALLSARVSLYTALGGGSRLMPAADTPSGPFGQTPRVIEPSPGTATTAPTVQ
- the rbbA gene encoding ribosome-associated ATPase/putative transporter RbbA, whose translation is MTDSSSPENGKHTPGYGAPPVVHVVDVTLKYGRKTVALDSVSIDIPANCMVGLIGPDGVGKSTLLSLIAGARAVQTGTVEALGGDMASKAHRDLVCPRIAYMPQGLGKNLYPTLSVEENLQFFARLFGHDAAERRRRIDDLTRSTGLRPFLDRPAGKLSGGMKQKLGLCCALIHDPDLLILDEPTTGVDPLARAQFWDLIARIRRERPAMSVIVATAYMDEAQRFDWLVAMDAGNVLATGTPTELLARTQRDNLEAAFIDLLPEEKKRGYEPVVIPPLHIDEHTEIAIEAKGLTMRFGDFVAVDHVDFRIRRGEIFGFLGSNGCGKSTTMKMLTGLLQASEGQAWLFGHQVDPKDIDTRRRVGYMSQAFSLYTELTVHQNLVLHARLFHVPEAEVDARVDEMVQRFGLADVLDALPDSIPLGMRQRLSLAVAMVHKPELLILDEPTSGVDPVARDNFWRLLVALSRRDRVTIFISTHFMNEADRCDRISLMHAGKVLVSDPPAKITKDKGADTLEQAFIEYLVEAGGGTPEAPETPKTEVATAATAPHTKLRGFSLGRMISYLWRETLELQRDPVRATLALVGSLVLMLVMGYGISMDVEDLRYAVLDRDQTTMSQNYALNIAGSRYFIEQPPITDYDDMDRRLRDGELALAIEIPPGFARDVSRGKAVQVGAWIDGAMPMRAETVQGYVQGMHQNWLADQSLRRLGVKPTASLDIETRFRYNPDVKSLPAMVPAVIPLLLLMLPAMLTALSVVREKELGSILNLYVTPVTRTEFLIGKQIPYVALAMLNFLLMALIAVTLFGVPIKGSFLTLMTAVFIFNVVATGIGLLASTFTRSQIAALFFTMIGTMIPAIQFSGMLTPVPSMEGSGRFIGEIYPATYMLIISRGVFNKALGFGELGNAFWPMLIAVPVILGATVMLLKKQDK
- a CDS encoding HlyD family secretion protein, with translation MTLPNAKKLVPALIVLVVIGLGWYGWKTYSHSGPGDGFASGNGRIEATEVDIATKMAGRVEAIYVREGDFVKAGQVLAKMQIDTLNAQRDEARAQYQQAVTNVAAIQAQAAARLSDKATAEANVAAREAELDAAQRRLSRSETLSKEGASSVQELDDDRARVRSTRAAVTAAKAQVAAAQSAVEAANAQVTGSKSTVEAAQATITRIEADITDSELKAPRDGRVQYRVAQPGEVLAAGGKVLNLVDLSDVYMTFFLPEAVAGRLAMGAEARIVLDAAPQFVIPASISFVSSTAQFTPKTVETESERQKLMFRVRAQIAPELLQQHLKLVKTGLPGVAWVKTDSKAEWPAQLQIRLPQ
- the trpE gene encoding anthranilate synthase component I, which produces MTELEFKSLANQGFNRIPLIAEAFADLDTPLSLYLKLALGDRRGANTFLLESVVGGERFGRYSFIGLSAHTLLRSFGPKTEVVRDGAVVETHEGDPLEFITQFQARFKVALRPGMPRFCGGLAGYFGYDAVRYIEKKLAHTAPRDDLNLPDIQLLLTEELAVIDNLTGKLYLIIYADPTQPEAYSKARLRLRELRARLKAPVDAPVTSGSVRTETFREFAKPDYLAAVAKAKEAIAAGELMQVQVGQRLIKPYRDAPLSLYRALRSLNPSPYMYFYNFGDFQVVGASPEILVRQERRQTPDGEHEIVTIRPLAGTRPRGATPERDAELAKELLGDPKEIAEHVMLIDLARNDVGRIAQTGTVEVTDKMVIEKYSHVQHIVSSVEGRLQPGLSNIDVLRATFPAGTLTGAPKVRAMELIDELEPVKRGLYGGAVGYLSFGGEMDVAIAIRTGVVKDGNLYVQAAAGIVADSVPESEWQETENKARAVLRAAEQVQDGLDAEY
- a CDS encoding ABC transporter permease, with translation MRHIANIYRLGVKELWSLVRDPMMLVLIIYTFTASVYSSATAQPETLHMAPIAIVDEDASPLSQRIVAAFYPPQFTMPRMITADAVDRGMDEGAYTFALNIPPNFQRDVLAGRAAEVQLNVDATRMSQAFSGSGYVQQIVSAEVREFLQRYRSTPELPVDLALRVRFNPTLERAWFGALMQIINNITMLSIILTGAALIREREHGTIEHLLVMPVTPTEIMLAKVWSMGLVVLIAAAMSLWLIVSGALHVPIGGSVALFLLGATLHLFATTSMGIFLATLARSMPQFGMLLILVLLPLQMLSGGNTPRESMPKLVQDVMLAAPTTHFVELGQAILFRGAGIGVVWVQFAALAVIGAVFFAFSLRRFRRTLSSMA